GGATAAGAGTCTTTTTTCTCCAAATCCCTAGAGTCATTTCCTGCTGCGATCATAAGAATAATGCCTTTGTCTTCAGCGTACTTGATCGCTTCTTCCACAGCTTTTTGGTCAGAGGCGAAATCTTTTCCAAAACTCATATTCATAACCTGAGCGCCATTGTCAACGGCATATCTGATTGCTCTAGCTACGTCTTTGTCTCTTTCGTCACCGTCAGGAACACATCTAAGAACCATGAATTCAACATTGTCGGCAATTCCTTTCATGCCTAAGTCATTGCTTCTGTTCGCGCCTATGATTCCCGCAACGTGAGTTCCGTGTTCAGCGCCAGTTGCGATAACATCAGAGTTTCCGTAAACAGTGTCTTTCAGGTCTTCTGGGTTGTCGCCTACAACATCTCTTGCGTTTAGGTCAACGTTCAGGTATCCTGCGTAAAGTGTTTTGATCCAATTCACTTTCCACTCATAATAGCTTAGAGCTCTATTGTTCAAAAAGAATTTAGCCGCTTTTTTATATCTTCCTTCAGCGGATGAAGTCGAAAGCTCTTCTAATTCTTCTTTAGAATAATCGCTTTTTTTGAAGTACTCATTCAAGGCTGCGTCATGCTCAAGGGCTTTAGCATAGGTTTTTCTAGTACTTTCCCCGATTTTGCCAGTTTCTTTGTATCTGTCAAAGTAAGCTTTTTCGTACTCTTTGAATTTTTTATACTCTTCTTTCTCTTCAGCAGTTGAAGGTTTTTTACCTTCAAAGTCTGTTTTATATCTTTTGTAAAGTCTTGTTATTTCAAAATTCTCAAGCTCTATATTGTCTCCATTAGGGTGACCCAAATAGTTCCAACCATGCACATCATCTACATAGCCATTGCCGTCATCGTCTTTCCCATTGTCAGGAATTTCATTCTTGTTTGTCCAAATCA
The Aureibacter tunicatorum DNA segment above includes these coding regions:
- a CDS encoding S8 family serine peptidase, which translates into the protein MRKRYLILPLLLSASVAFAGGFNSGEGDKDKVSKETKQNWQHLDLEEDGIPGISANKAYETILKGKTSKKVTVAIIDSGVDIEHEDLKGLIWTNKNEIPDNGKDDDGNGYVDDVHGWNYLGHPNGDNIELENFEITRLYKRYKTDFEGKKPSTAEEKEEYKKFKEYEKAYFDRYKETGKIGESTRKTYAKALEHDAALNEYFKKSDYSKEELEELSTSSAEGRYKKAAKFFLNNRALSYYEWKVNWIKTLYAGYLNVDLNARDVVGDNPEDLKDTVYGNSDVIATGAEHGTHVAGIIGANRSNDLGMKGIADNVEFMVLRCVPDGDERDKDVARAIRYAVDNGAQVMNMSFGKDFASDQKAVEEAIKYAEDKGIILMIAAGNDSRDLEKKDSYPKTIYMDGTRPSNVLYVGASSINFDRELPAIFSNYAQNKVDFFSPGVDIYSTLPDNKYRYMSGTSMATPVAAGAAAVLLSYYPELSGADVVDILKKSVTTHKGKMVRKPNPDRKDKKTVDFAELSQTGGIVNLYEACKLAEQRVKSLSKR